From the genome of Papaver somniferum cultivar HN1 chromosome 2, ASM357369v1, whole genome shotgun sequence, one region includes:
- the LOC113354463 gene encoding F-box protein At3g07870-like, whose amino-acid sequence MAPEAFKGAGEYEKEKKISRKMKNIQHVLGSKGKCRIPAKIDMSMVNRLPSEIIIDIISRLPTDSILECRQVCKTWRNLIRHPSLAHMHLRRNGNIYPCHSSAIGAKVGFGFLNEFRILTPKIKYMLYYGEYDGQPNTKLRRLNQPSHDCLSIAGSRNGLVCFSDGDCISYIYEPIYISNPITREFMNFPRLQVSGENKVDTMVCGFGYLPFIDKYKIIKIYYIQNQPMGRVQVYTLGGGRCSGWRDIGEIPYSLRRTIEEGFRCLRCPFGEFANGALHWLVKEQKIVSFNLAEENFYLLPSPPFVSASNVKNKFDLKVLGGCLCFIHKKGDAFLEIWFLKKKGESCSYDLNEQEFDLLTWVMELSLPVDAWPFALTKSGEFLMWYCKSSAICSYDPKTATMKKLMLDGDFCYPVPHMNSFVSLKALGEKCRCRKRYAVNPAP is encoded by the exons ATGGCGCCCGAAGCTTTTAAAG GAGCAGGTGAAtacgagaaggagaagaagataagTCGTAAAATGAAGAATATTCAGCATGTTTTGGGATCAAAGGGTAAATGTAGAATTCCAGCAAAGATAGATATGTCCATGGTGAACAGACTCCCCTCAGAAATTATTATAGACATAATATCTCGGTTACCCACTGATTCAATCTTAGAGTGCAGACAAGTATGCAAAACATGGCGAAACTTAATCCGCCATCCATCCTTGGCTCATATGCACCTACGTCGGAATGGTAACATCTACCCGTGTCATTCTTCTGCTATTGGTGCTaaggttggttttggtttccttaatgaATTTCGTATTCTGACACCGAAAATCAAATACATGTTGTACTACGGAGAGTATGATGGCCAGCCTAATACCAAACTCAGAAGGCTCAACCAGCCTTCCCATGATTGTCTCTCAATAGCTGGTTCACGTAACGGTCTGGTCTGCTTTTCTGATGGCGACTGCATTTCTTATATCTATGAACCTATTTATATTAGTAATCCAATCACCagagaattcatgaattttccaaGACTACAAGTTAGTGGTGAAAACAAGGTCGACACTATGGTGTGTGGTTTCGGTTACCTTCCTTTTATTGACAAGTataaaattataaaaatctatTATATCCAGAACCAACCCATGGGACGAGTCCAGGTATATACACTTGGTGGTGGCAGATGCAGTGGCTGGAGAGACATTGGGGAAATCCCTTATTCACTGCGACGTACAATTGAAGAAGGTTTTCGATGTCTTCGTTGCCCATTTGGTGAATTTGCAAACGGAGCACTTCATTGGCTTGTCAAAGAGCAAAAGATTGTGTCCTTCAATTTGGCCGAGGagaatttttacttgctcccatcacCGCCTTTTGTCAGTGCTTCAAATGTGAAAAACAAATTTGACCTTAAGGTTTTGGGAGGATGCTTGTGTTTTATTCATAAAAAAGGGGATGCATTCTTGGAAATATGGTTTTTAAAAAAGAAAGGGGAGAGCTGTAGTTACGACCTGAATGAGCAAGAGTTCGACTTATTGACCTGGGTCATGGAGTTGAGCTTACCAGTTGATGCGTGGCCTTTCGCCCTTACAAAGAGTGGTGAATTCCTAATGTGGTACTGCAAGTCTTCTGCTATCTGCTCTTATGATCCTAAGACTGCAACTATGAAAAAGCTCATGTTAGATGGTGATTTCTGTTATCCAGTTCCTCACATGAATAGCTTTGTTTCGCTCAAGGCTCTTGGAGAAAAGTGTCGATGCAGAAAAAGATACGCTGTTAATCCAGCACCATAG